A genomic region of Candidatus Pseudomonas phytovorans contains the following coding sequences:
- a CDS encoding glutathione S-transferase, which yields MLKIWGRKNSSNVRKALWVAHELGLDFESIDAGGAFGVVNEPHYRARNPNGLVPMLEDGDLTLWESNTIVRYLCAEYGTEQGWYLEDPRQRALADKWMDWTTSSFAAPFRPLFWGLLRTPEDQRDWVAINAAHKQCAQLLAIADEILAKQPYLSGDQIGMGDIPLGSFVYAWFEMPIERPAMYHLEAWYERLKQRPAYQAAVMTALT from the coding sequence ATGCTGAAGATCTGGGGCCGCAAGAATTCGAGCAATGTGCGCAAGGCGCTGTGGGTCGCCCACGAGCTGGGCCTGGACTTCGAATCGATCGACGCCGGTGGCGCCTTCGGCGTGGTCAACGAGCCGCACTACCGCGCCCGCAACCCCAATGGCTTGGTACCGATGCTTGAAGACGGAGACCTGACCCTGTGGGAATCCAACACCATCGTCCGCTACCTGTGCGCCGAATACGGCACAGAGCAGGGCTGGTATCTGGAAGACCCGCGCCAGCGCGCACTGGCCGACAAGTGGATGGACTGGACCACGTCGTCGTTCGCCGCACCGTTCCGCCCGCTGTTCTGGGGCCTGCTGCGCACCCCGGAAGACCAGCGCGATTGGGTGGCAATCAATGCCGCGCACAAGCAATGCGCCCAGTTGCTGGCCATTGCCGACGAAATCCTGGCCAAACAGCCTTACCTTTCCGGTGACCAGATCGGCATGGGCGACATCCCACTGGGTAGCTTCGTCTATGCCTGGTTCGAAATGCCCATCGAGCGCCCGGCCATGTACCACCTGGAAGCCTGGTACGAGCGACTGAAACAGCGCCCGGCCTACCAGGCTGCGGTGATGACTGCGCTGACCTGA